The DNA segment GATCTTCATCTATGAATCAAAAAAAGCTATGGCTCATTATCACAGCTGAttgtttcttttcctttttttctttgagaTATTATCAGATTCTTTTTACGTGCAACTTCGATCGTTTGTTTATTCACAGCGGATTGTTTTTTGATCGTGTTGCTGTTTCACGGTTAAACAAGGGAGTTAGGGGTTCTTTAAGGCCaatttgaaaaggatttgacttctcctttctcatattttaaaactatataatttttatgatttttaaaattaaatgtcacCATTAAGTATTAACACTGTTATTTTGATGGGATGGTAAAAATAAGAGAAGTCAAGGTGGTTGTTCACCTTTGCAAAACCAAGGAACAATGAAATGTAGATCTTTAAATGCTTCAAGTACATGtaagttatttttctttgtctACTTTgtgattcatttttatttgcttattgtatatatttattgttgcaGACCATTGAAGTTGTCGAGACTTATTGTTTGGGATCACAGATCCTAATTCAAGATGGAACCTCATATTTTATGTATGTTTGACATTGTACTTTGAATTGTAATTACATTATCAGTAATTCAAGATGGAACCTCATATTTTATGTATGTTTGACATTGTACTTTGAATTGTAATTACATTATCAGTCTTTTCACTTAATGTTACATCTTTTTATATTAGCAGTCATTTCAGTCTGTATTATctgtttgaatatttaaattaattttttgtacatttttaaaaagattattaatatttaacaattaaGAAATCTCAAATCCTAGAATGAACACATGTTGCTAATATTTAAATAGGAGTATGAGCCCGGACGTTCATACGGACAAAACTTTATttcatttgaaaaggaaaatacaAGTGTCATTTTGAATGATGTGTAAAAATTTGATTGGTGGGGCTGAGAATGAAACATAAATGTGAGAGTGGTGATTGAAATCTCTCTTTATATAggttaatgtatatatatatatatatatatatatatatacacatgtgACGGATGCGTTCAGTGATGCTATATGTAAATATGGAAGTATCCGTCATAAATTGACTTAAATAACAAATTTCATAAATTCCTCAAAAAGGTTGTTAGTGCAAGGGATTATATTCTGTTACAAATCttctcactattttttttccagtagtggaaataaaatatatacatctTGAAGTTACAAGCTaatgcttttaagaaaattctatttgaattagtgtttaaaaaaatattaaaagtcactaaaaaaaatttatttatcaaacaattaaacacattttttagttagtaaaaaaattaaaatctagtTAAAATATCTTGCCTAAAtagccaaaaatataaaaaaggtatgtaaatttcagaaatataaaagaatttaaatcaaaattaagtgCAGACATCTAAAATAGAGCCGCTAAACTGAAAGCAATTTAAACGAAAATGCTGTGAATTTTGCAAAAGAATTATACATAACTTCGAAAGTAAAAGAATATTTGGAAAGATAAAGGATGTACACTTGAAAGATGTGAAATGCAAATGGGTAAGAAACTTAAATTCAAAAGGGTTATAAAagttactaataaaataaatgcattagtttaaagacttaaaattaaagaaagaagatgaagtaAAGAAGTGAAATGAAAAAAGTCAGAACAATTTGAGTGCATCATTCTTAATTTTGGGCAACATGGTAGTATTTGAACactcaaaatttataaactttatGAACACTCCTCATTTCTGTCTTTAACTCTCTTTTCATGTTATATCATatcatgatttttattaatcacTTATatctcaatttctttttttgtttttttgacaaATGTCAGTTGTTACTATTGTTAATCACTTATATTTTCGTTCTCaatttcttcttaattattGTTAATCACATATATTTTCGTCCTCAATTTCTTCTTATCTCTCTGCAGGTGTATATACCTACAAGGTGTCCAAGAATATTTCCCATTTGGGTTCATGTAGACGTAGTTGTGTTGGATCGCGCTTGCTTTTGTTTTAAGTTGAGAGAAAAAGCAACCAAAACATGTGGCACACGACATTGTTGTTTCTCCGAACTGATAcatgcatatttatttaaagataaaacaaaatcaaacgTGACAAACGACGTCAGAACCAAAATGCTTTCATGTacgttattaattaatttatttttcatcttttgaatcaccttagttaattaattagttgCACACACATCATCATCACCAGACACGGCCTGGTCCGGAGACGGAATGCATAAATTAGAGGGACGGCTAGAAGAAACATCAATTTATACTTAATTTCCATATTGTGTTCAGCTGTGCCATCATGAAATTAATTTCTCGTTCAATTAAGCTATGACATAAATGGTGGCACCCATCAACATGGGGCTACAATTTCGAGGAAATTGGTGCAATGCCAACAAGGGAAAGAATTTTTTGAAGCCGAGCTTTAATTCCTCATGCAACATTAATATTTCATTGAACAATAAACGAAGATTTTCGTTCTTGGTGGCTGCAAATTCTCATTGTAGTCCTAGGAGAATAATGGACACAATCAATGAAATAAAACATGTTCCATTGATTCATCCTACAGCAGGTAAATTGGCAAATGAAAACACAGAACATACCTTGTTGCGTGGAAGGTTTGTATATAGGCAAATTTTCTTTGTCAGGTCTTATGAAATCGGCCCAGATAAAACTATCACCATGGAGACACTCATGAATTTTCTCCAGGTTAGCTTAATACTTGAAgatcatataataaaatttctttttagcCCCACTTCACATTATATAATTTCTTTGTTCCACCACCACTGCACCACCAATACCACATTTGTTTCTGTTCTGCCACAGTGCCACTGTCATTCTTATTACTATATAGTAATGATTGCTACCATTAATACTATAACTAAGGAAGAAATAGATCATCAGAAGATACACAAGTTCACTGACGCCACTGCTGAAAGTTTTCGATTTGGAGTGACTATAAGTTTGATGACAATTTTTTAAGTTCAGCAATAATCCCATTTCCCTTAATTAACACTTCACTCGATTCCCATCTTCCTCAAGTTTGAAGAttgttatatcattttattgacTGCTTTTTTATCTGCATGCAAACCAGCCAGGGTGGAACGACATGGATGTTAACAATGTAAAATACATCAGATGGATCTCAGAGGAACATAACATATAGACAAAAAAAGTTTCAAGCTATGTCAAAATAAGGTATATCAGAAACGTGGCAGTCATAActagactattttttttactagtaacATTGTTAGCAAATTGGCTATGTTTGATCTCCTAATAAAGACACTCAATAATAGTTGTGCAATGTTATAGAATTTATAAGAGGTGATGATTAACAAGCTTGGTAAGAACTAAGAAGAACTAACGATTAGCATTGGTATGTTGACTTGGTTGGTGCAGAGTGTGCCAAGAGAAGTATTAGAAGATTATAAACTGACAAGCATGACTTTAGAGTTTCGGCGTGAATGTACTCAATCAGATTTGTTGGAATCAATGAGTAGTTCATCATCCTCCAACGTGGTTGGTGCCTCTAATAATAACTCTGTTAATACAAAACCCAACCTGCAATATATACATCTGCTTCGTCTACAAGACAATAAAGCTGAGTTGGTCCGAGCCAGAACAGAATGGCTTCTTAAGCAAAAACCACAAGTGATACAAGGTTATATAtgatggttttaaattgtgCGTGATTCTCATTGCTATTGCATTGTGATTATACAAAAGTGACTAATAATTGCGAGAAAATTCAGCTGCTACACATGCCACAGTTAAAAGTCATGACAGATATATATACCAATGATACCATGGAGGCACGTGTGGACCCAATACCATACTACTAAAGTTTTAGCTACTTTTGTTTACTCTTCTGATGATCTTGCTTTTCTGGATCCTTTATCTcaagttttttttccctttctttttacGAATATCTCAAGGTTAAAAATTTGCCAATTACTTATTTGTACAATTTGACTTTGATGGCAAAAGTTGTATTAATTCATTCAATTTGAAGAATTGTTTTGATTCAATCTTATTAGAAATAGTAATAGAAATTTtctaaacgaaataaaataaaataaaggataaTAATTGATGGATTAATGCTCAAGCTGGAGATTCCCATGTATTGCATAGCTTACTTATtcatgagaagaagaaaaagatgagcCAAAATTTAAGGGTCTTAAAAATGtgaaagtaattaatatttactttttttgggaGAAACCACATCAAAGTTACATATATGGGACTTTGCGAAGAGTTTAGATATGCTTGATAGTGAAATTTGTTTCgatggtttttcttttttagttttcatttgtATTAGACTcgaaattgtaatatttttaattttttttataatgacaaTATAATGATTAAGCCTAACTAAGTCTTCATATATTTATCCTATCTCCTAGCTACAGTTAGGCTAACCCTAATGGGTGTAATATTTTTCACTATTTGATTCTAAATGACAGTATTGGAgacataaaattgatttaagatAAATTATCACATGTTTGGTGTTATATTGATGATGGTTGAAGAGTTCATAATCAACTATGAGTTCAAAATTGATTGTTGAACCAAATTTAagtaacttttgtattgaacaacaaagtttatattaaattttatttctaacttaattttataataaaaatattaaaacataaattaacacatcttaaaattaattttaattaaaatcatttttatcaaCACTCATTTACACACACCgtatttactattattttatctGATGCAAACCAACAAGGGACAATGACTTGTTGAATCCAAGACCACTGGAACAACAACTTGTTGGTTgctttcaatcaatttaaaacaatacaacttattttttaatggcTTTGCAactatcaatataattttaaggtttgtatttttttttccaaagttTCATTATGTCATGAATTTTGTcccctaatttttatttttaatttttgcaatttttgttCCCCAATTTTCAAAAATCGTGAATCTTGCTCCTATATAGAAAAATCATCACGATTAAGTTATCACGATTAAGTTATTTCTTTTAGTGGTTTTTCCTTTAAACCGTGACAATTAAGacaattttgtgacaattttttctttaatggtGGTGATTTTTCTACATGAGAGCAAATTTCAcaacattttataaatttgagaGATAAAATTCgtgaaaaaaaagtttagaaacAAAATCTGCAATATTATAAAACTTTAGAACTAAAAGATGTAATTAaacctaatttttattttcaagaagTATAGCTGTCAATAGATGTCGTTTTGGACTGCTACTTATTGAGTAAAATAAACGTGATTGACTAAATAATAACTTAAAGAATAGAACAAAAGTAATGACGTGACGGGAATCACCTTAGGTGTTAATATACAATTTccgttaaaaaaaatttatactatttaacaattttctaaaattatttactgataataattgattaaatacAACTAAAAATGTATCCATCGATATTTcgaacttttcttttttcctttcaattaatgTTTTGCAATCAACTAGTATCTCACATGTCAACTAGTTCTGCTTTCCTATTCAAGTTCTTTCCCCCTTCAAATATCTTTTACTTGTAGTAATGTTGCACTCTCTACTTGGCCATTGAATAACTAACATTTTATTATTCTCACCATGGAAATAGCTTGATGTGGAAGAAAGAGTCGAAACCGCTTAACTACACAaactacctttttttttttattgtttagagATAAATTAGAGGTGCCCTATTCTAAAGGACATGAACATTAGTGGTACGCACCATTTTTTATGGCTAGAGTGGCACGTATGCAACAACACCTCTCGTATCTTCTATTTTTGCGTGCAAGTTAACGATGAATTTCCTTATTTTCTCCCACTCGAATGAAGTGGTTGGGCTGCGATTTTATGTCTTTCCAATAATTCACCATTAGTTGCACCTACAAATTATATACTGTTTTTGAAATGAAACCATTTACCCTTCAACAAGAAACTTGACCTAGATTTATATTTAACATTACTTTTTCATTAGTCCCACTTGTTGAATTCCACTAGGCTTATTACTTATCAGTGATTTGAGTTCTTAATTAACTAGCAATTGCATCGGTCAATGGCGGCAATCAGCAACATCAGTTTGCAATTTCCAGGGAATTTAACCGATGCAAAGAAGGATAATAATGTTTTGAGGCTTAGCTTTTGTTCTCCACGCAACACTACCAACATGTCTAGTGAAAAACGAAGATTTTTATCGGTAAGTGCAAGTTACAGTGATAGTCCTCGAAAAATAGACACGGCAAATAGAGTGAATGTGAATGGAATACATGTGGCAGAGGCTCCTCTACAAGCAGGGAAATTGGCAAATGATCCAAGTGCAGCAGATGAAGCTATTGTTACCAGCTTGCGTGGAAGGTTTGTGGAGGGTAAGTTTGTATTTAGGCAAATTTTTGTTATCAGGTCTTATGAAATTGGACCAGATAAAACTGCCACAATGGAGACACTCATGAATTTTCTTCAGGTTAGCTTCACAATTCAAGCATCAACGAATAACTGAATACTATATCATATCATTATCATATTCACAATTAACAATTTACAAGTTTTAAGCCACACACACCCAATTGCATTCTACTTTATTTCTGCCATATTGTTGAATGCTAGCTGACATTTCCTCTGGCATTTTCTTTCGGATATTTTCTCTatgattataatttattgaaaattattaattttggaagattttatttcttatttaatataaatcaagAGAGAGAAATATTAATAGAGAAACAAAACCTATCAAAATTGGTgattatcaataaattttaacttatgaaagaGGCAGTATCCGAATGTCATTGCATTCCTTTTGTTCGTTAACATAAAATGTGTCATGGTTTCTTAGCCAGATTCAAAATCGTGGCTTAATGATTGTTCTAATCTGATGGCCAATGATTACACCATAAAATTGAACAAGAAATATGCTGTGATCTTTCCCATTAATACCTTTTGCTATTTATTTGTGTAACAATATATTTAGACTTTATGATACCGATGAATTCTGATATATAGatctcattattaatttattgtacCTAGTTCAACATAGatgagtaatattttttaatgcttGATGAATAGAGTGTATGAATGAACCAAagcaatttattattaaatcatttttcaGGAAACTGCTTTAAATCATGTCACCAGCTCTGGGATTGGTGGAGAAGGATTTGGAGCAACCCGCGAGATGAGCCTTAGAAAACTCATTTGGGTGGTTACTCGTATTCAAGTTCAAGTGCAAAGATATAACAAATGGTAAATACATACAACGCCTTAAACATTTGCCTTGCATATCAATACAAAAAATACTTGTGACCACTTATGTTTGATTGTTTGGTTCCaagaattaaaaacaagaaCATATATGTGACAGGGGAGACGAAATTGAAGTTGATACTTGGGTCGATGCAGCAGGAAAGAATGGAATGCGAAGAGATTGGATAATCAGGGATCATTACAGCAAAGAGATCATAACAAGAGCAACAAGGTGCAAAATATTTCATCATttgcatgcatttttttttacaaaaaattgagATGAGTTTGAGTCTCAATATTCATCAAGAAAGGCCTCAAGGTTCAAAAAATCCTTACACAGATGCTTTATAAATTATTCATCAACAAAGTTCTCACAAATTCAAACTCACGTTTGAGATATGAATTTAATTCTTACTGACTGAACCTACATTTATGGACTCTTACACATTGAGGTTTCCTCAATATATATGCTAAAAATAATTTGCCTCGTGCAGCACATGGGTAATCATGAATAGACAAACAAGAAGACTATCCAAGATCCCTGAAGAGGTTAAGCAAGAGCTGCTTCCTTTTTATCTTAACAGGCTTGCCGTTCCTACCGAAGAAACAGATTGTGAAAAGATAGACAAACTCACTGATGAGACTGCTCAGATCAGAATCCTATCTGGACTGGCTGTAAGTTTGATATctgatttctttttaattttgcacCCCCTTCTCTTTATCATCAATTACCATTTCACTTTAGTCCAACCTTGCTTTCTCAAAAACTATAATAATGTCTAGTGTCAGTGTGTCACACTTAGGTTGTCATTGAAATCATTGCATTAACCCTTTGTTTGTGCATGTAATACAGCCAAGGTGGAATGACATGGATGCTAACCAGCATGTCAACAATGTGAAATACATTGGATGGATTTTAGAGGTACGAATTAGAAATGGCAAAACAAATTACCTATGTGGCAAAGATTGCAATACTCTATTTCTTATAGACGTTACAAGGTTTTAAATATCGGTCGCGGTTGTGTTAGGATTTTGTTGCGTTTGCTGATATCACGGCACATCGAATACAAATACGATCCCAATTGAGATCACTGAAAGTTAAAAACTCTTGATGTTGCAATGCAAATTACAGTCGCCAACCTTTTTAAAACCTTTTAACGTTAGATATGATAAAATGTAGTACTGTAAAATGTAGTACCAAAATGTTGATTTGGCCTATTAATTTGGTTGCAGAGTGTGCCAATTGAAGTGCTAGAACATTATAACATGACAAGCATGACTTTGGAGTTTCGGCGTGAATGTACACAATCAAATTTGTTGGAATCCATGACATGTCCAACAGCAAGAGTTATGGAATCCAATAATAATTCCAAGAATAGAAAACCCGACATGCAATACACACACTTGCTTCGTCTGCAACAAGATAAAGCAGATGTTGTCCGAGCCAGAACTGAATGGAATTTTAAGCAAAAGCATCAGTGATACACAACATTGACAAAAACCACAGTATCTGTGGACCCTGTACCCTTCTTCTTCGATGTTCCTGTTTGCTTTTTGCTCTTATGGTTTTGCTTTCTAGGATCCTTTAAGTTCTACATTCATTACAACACATTTGTCAATTTATCCTCTTTGTGAATTCTTTCTGTGAGGAGAATTGTAGATTGCTAGTTATTGAGaaatttgttataaataaaagcatttgaTAATAActgattaaaatatatcaacatATATCGCATAGTTTGAATATTGTTTTAGTATTCAGAGATTGAATTGCCTAATCTACAGACTCAAAAACAATTCTTGAAAATACGTTTCCATCAAGGgtatttttggagaaaaaaataacaaacaaatctTGGGGGTGAAAATAGCTGACAATTTGAGTGGGAATAGCAGCCTcccttttgctttcttttttaagtCGAATATGGAGTTTTTTTAGTTTAAGGAAAGGAAATTATTATTGGTCCCACATAATTGCTCTTGGTCTCTATAGTCAAGTGCAAAGATCAAAATATCCTTAGAGGATTTTAACCTCACTCATCTCCATCTCATCACTCTTTCTTCATTCTTTCATTTCCTCTTCCCATCTTTCTACACTCAGGTTGtagaagggttttttttttttttcatgtttgtgAATATAACGAAatcttgatttcattttttttgttaatacaaCAAAATCAAGATTATATTGTCATACAATTTTTgtcatataataaaattatacaaaactTATTATATAACTGAATAGTGATTTCGATGTGTTATATAAGGGATAAAGttgtaacaaaaagaaattgtGATTccatatgtaatattttttgtttcctatAATACAACAAGTTCGTAATTTAATTATGCATATCGGAgaagagaatttaaatttttttaacggTGATTGGGACCCATAACAAAGGAGTGGGGGGCAATAATAACTCAAGGAAATAACAGTAAAACCGATTTAGAATGAGACCCAGCAATAGCATGCAATGTCCAACAGAAATAGAAGAACAAAACATGTACTCTCTTGCTGACAAGATCTATCGAAAGATacgaaacaaataaaaaaccaGCAATATACACGCCTGTGGCTTGTTCTCTCTGTTCCAGGTCAGTAAAAGAGATTACCAAGAAAGCTGATTAGAATCCAATCATCTTTATATACAGAGAGGAGAAAAATGCTGAAAAGCTTCCAACTAGTGCACATACACCCACTTTCTGGTGGATTTTCTTGAATGACCATCGTAAacaagtttctttttctttttctcttctgatGGGGAGGACGAAGCCGCGGAGGATAAAGGATAAATACATAAGTCACAATTTAATTAAGGTGGTGTTttgcatttcttttattttcttaattacttTAAACTCATTTGAGAAGATTTAAAAATAgatcaaataaaagaatatcGGCAATTCAATACTTTATAAATATTCTATATATTTGCAATGTATCTGATCCAAGGTGCTAATGAGGAAAGCGTGCCAGACAGGTGTTATTAGAGtcggttttgatttttttatgggtTTAGGACGAAATAATTAATAAGGACCCTCTTCtagatttcattaaaaataatatatattttattacattaattGAATAAAGATGTTAGGAATACATTtccttagatatttttttaacatttttttccactagtagaaaataaatttttaatatcatttcaaCATTCGTcttataaaaatcgatgttaaaaatagcataattataaataagttaaatttgttaacattaatttttaaatattttttttaaaatccatgTTGTTGAATCAattgttaacattaatttttataaaaattaattttgtattatttccGAAATTAAAAGTCCTAATTCCCTTTCCATCTCTCACACCTTCAGCTTTAGCTTCGATAATGAACACAATTCCTTTCCATGGCAAATGCTTGGAAAAGAGATGGGCCCACGAGACTCCTCTCTCCAATGCTATTGTTCTTGTTCTTCTCCTCCACTCTCACCATCTTATTCTTCTTCTCTGCATTCCTCACCTTATGCCCCTCAAACCCTTCAAACCTGGCCACCACCCTCAACACCCGCCTCTCCTTCAATGCAATCTCCCCCTTCGACTGCGCCGCCTCCCCTCAGGCCCACCCCATCGATGCCAACACCGTTGAGGGCGTCCGCTACCCCTTCCTCTTCTTGCTCTCGAATTTCGGAACCTTACCTAACAAGCCCCACAAGAACATCCTGAGGATGCTCAAGGGGTGACAGTGGTGCCAAATCACTGTCAAAAGCACTAGTTTATCCCTGAATTTTGCAATATAGGGAGTAACCTAGGTCGAATCTCAAAGGACACAAACAATTCGAATTTAATCTTAGAGAAGGGAGGAGGATAAGCAACAGACTTAATAGAAATTTGAGAATACAGAgaaaacaatgcaatgcaacaaTAATTCAATTATGCAAAATTATCGATCTGAGATTTCGATTGACGCGGCAAAATTATCATTGTCAATTGGATTTCAAATTCATAGACATTCGTACCAACTCACATTCATCTAGACAATCGTCTAACATGCATTCAcgaaaattgaaatgacaatcaCACTTCCTAATTTCTGTGAATTCAAGCGCCGTTAATAGTTGACTTAGGAAATCAATTGATCTCCTAAcctcaaaacaaaatatatcgGATCAATTAATCAATGGATCTGATCTAATCTATGCCAATTCTCAAATGCATTGTAATCATGAACACAATTGAAATTGGAAAGAGAGAGGAAGAAATGTATGAATCCGCAATTAAAGACGAAACTCAAATTCTAACCGTAACGTCGGAACCTTGAATTGATTGCGGATCCAGCCATCCATGGCGAAGTCCATTGAAGATCAGAGACCAGAGAGCATAAACTcgtgagagagaagagagaaaattctaatttggtgccaagatgaaaaaaatgaattccaaGTTCTGTCACCAGTTCTGTTTTCTGTTGTTTATACaaatttaaactataaaatttgTGGGCTATTATGGTCCAATAGGAAGGTCTCTGAATAGCTTTCCAAGGAAATATCATATGTCCAATTTGGGCCTAAAATGAGGAAGATAGCCTAAATCTAATGAGGTGGAGAGGTAGTAACTTGACGCGTAAAATTGATCCTCAAAACGTGCGAATCGGCCTAAACTTATAGGAGGCAAACTTGTAGATCTCTGTCTTATCTTTCGAGAAGCCATAGATCATCCAAATCCGAATTCTACAGCTCAAGATATTCGATGCATAAGATACCAATatattaatgagaaaaaaatccaaaaataaactaaaattaataactaagcCCATTCAGGCCCAAATATATGTCAATTGATTCCACCATTGGTCACAAATGAATGCCTTTAAAATGCTCTATCAAGGGGAAACCCTTTCGGAAACCCGACATCTCCGTTACGGTTCAGGAGGTTCTAGAGAAGGCCAGGAGTGAGGTTAAGGATGAGTTTTTTTTGTCGACATCGGTGCCAATGTCGGCATGGCATCCTTCGTCGCTTCCGCTATGGGGTTTTGGAGCATGTGTTCAAGAATTCGCAAAAGATCTGTGAAGGGGTTTACTTCAATAGAGTTGCAGATTTGGTCTCTGTCGTCGAGGTCGCTGCGTCGGATCGCGTTGGCAACATTACCATTTACAAGTTCACTTTTCttgtctttattattattttatttaattttgatttgcctttgaatttttgttttctgcGAGTTTATATAGTCAACTATAATGAGGGATTCTAGAAGAAGGCTTAGGTCAGTTGGAGTGTTGGATACGAATCTA comes from the Glycine soja cultivar W05 chromosome 6, ASM419377v2, whole genome shotgun sequence genome and includes:
- the LOC114416123 gene encoding palmitoyl-acyl carrier protein thioesterase, chloroplastic-like, with the translated sequence MAAISNISLQFPGNLTDAKKDNNVLRLSFCSPRNTTNMSSEKRRFLSVSASYSDSPRKIDTANRVNVNGIHVAEAPLQAGKLANDPSAADEAIVTSLRGRFVEGKFVFRQIFVIRSYEIGPDKTATMETLMNFLQETALNHVTSSGIGGEGFGATREMSLRKLIWVVTRIQVQVQRYNKWGDEIEVDTWVDAAGKNGMRRDWIIRDHYSKEIITRATSTWVIMNRQTRRLSKIPEEVKQELLPFYLNRLAVPTEETDCEKIDKLTDETAQIRILSGLAPRWNDMDANQHVNNVKYIGWILESVPIEVLEHYNMTSMTLEFRRECTQSNLLESMTCPTARVMESNNNSKNRKPDMQYTHLLRLQQDKADVVRARTEWNFKQKHQ